A window of Pantoea agglomerans contains these coding sequences:
- a CDS encoding DUF484 domain-containing protein, translating into MKNIEEQADNTLLLDDQAVNDYLQQNPDFFIRNARQVEQMAVPHPVRGSVSLVEWHMARQRNHIQRLEEEITLLMEQASANHELFDRLLALQGHLASADSLQEMLNRLHRWARDLGLAGANLRLFADKWRLGAPSEFVQLSLSRQAFEPLRIQRFGQQHHFLGSLNGPELLLLLPQAKAIGSVAMSLMGERGELGVLIFSSRDSQHYQAGMGTLLLQHLAQMLPELLSRWVERA; encoded by the coding sequence ATGAAAAATATCGAAGAGCAGGCTGACAACACGCTCCTGCTGGACGATCAGGCCGTTAACGATTATCTGCAGCAAAATCCTGACTTCTTTATCCGCAACGCCCGCCAGGTCGAACAGATGGCGGTGCCGCATCCGGTGCGCGGCAGCGTGTCGCTGGTGGAGTGGCATATGGCGCGTCAGCGCAACCATATCCAGCGGCTGGAAGAGGAGATCACCCTGCTGATGGAGCAGGCCAGCGCCAACCATGAGCTGTTCGATCGGCTGCTGGCGCTGCAGGGACACCTGGCGTCGGCCGATTCGCTGCAGGAGATGCTCAACCGCCTGCACCGCTGGGCGCGCGATCTTGGGCTGGCGGGCGCCAATCTGCGCCTTTTCGCCGACAAGTGGCGGCTGGGCGCCCCCTCGGAGTTTGTGCAGCTCAGCCTGTCGCGTCAGGCCTTCGAGCCGCTGCGCATCCAGCGCTTCGGCCAGCAGCACCATTTTCTCGGCAGCCTGAACGGCCCGGAGCTGCTGCTGCTGCTGCCGCAGGCTAAAGCGATCGGCTCGGTTGCGATGTCGCTAATGGGCGAGCGCGGCGAGCTGGGCGTGCTGATTTTCAGCAGCCGCGACAGCCAGCACTATCAGGCCGGCATGGGCACGCTGCTGTTGCAGCATCTGGCGCAGATGCTGCCGGAACTGCTGTCGCGCTGGGTGGAACGCGCATGA
- the dapF gene encoding diaminopimelate epimerase — protein MQFSKMHGLGNDFMVVDAVTQNVFFSPELIRRLADRHLGIGFDQLLIVEPPYDPDLDFHYRIFNADGSEVAQCGNGARCFARFVRLKGLTNKSEIRVSTQTGRMVLSVTPDELVRVNMGEPNFEPQQVPFRANKAENLYLLRVAEQTVMFGAVSMGNPHCVIQVDSVQTAAVDSLGPALESHERFPERVNVGFMEVVSTEHIRLRVYERGAGETQACGSGACAAVACGVQQGILAPKVRVDLPGGTLHIAWKGAGQPLFMTGPATHVYDGFIHL, from the coding sequence ATGCAGTTCTCCAAAATGCACGGACTCGGCAACGATTTCATGGTTGTGGATGCCGTGACGCAAAACGTCTTTTTCTCGCCGGAGCTGATTCGCCGGCTGGCGGATCGCCATCTGGGGATCGGTTTCGATCAGCTGCTGATCGTTGAACCGCCTTACGATCCCGATCTCGACTTCCACTATCGCATCTTCAACGCCGACGGCAGCGAAGTGGCGCAGTGCGGCAACGGCGCGCGCTGCTTTGCGCGCTTTGTGCGGCTGAAAGGCCTGACGAATAAAAGTGAAATTCGCGTCAGCACGCAAACCGGACGTATGGTACTGAGCGTGACGCCGGACGAACTGGTGCGCGTCAATATGGGCGAGCCCAACTTCGAGCCGCAGCAGGTGCCATTCCGCGCCAATAAAGCGGAAAATCTCTATCTGCTGCGCGTCGCTGAGCAGACCGTGATGTTCGGCGCGGTGTCGATGGGCAATCCCCACTGCGTGATCCAGGTCGACAGCGTGCAGACCGCCGCGGTCGACAGCCTCGGCCCGGCGCTGGAAAGCCACGAGCGCTTTCCCGAGCGCGTCAACGTCGGCTTTATGGAAGTAGTGTCGACAGAGCATATTCGCCTGCGCGTCTACGAGCGCGGGGCGGGCGAAACCCAGGCGTGCGGCAGCGGCGCGTGCGCCGCGGTAGCCTGCGGCGTTCAGCAGGGAATTCTGGCGCCGAAGGTGCGCGTCGATCTGCCGGGCGGCACGCTGCATATCGCCTGGAAAGGAGCTGGTCAGCCGCTGTTTATGACCGGCCCCGCCACACACGTTTACGATGGGTTTATTCATCTATGA
- the lptM gene encoding LPS translocon maturation chaperone LptM has protein sequence MKRVKSLLAMALALTSLAGCGLKGPLYFPPADQPKTQTPQQAEQQKKQQQQRAAQADTRGLVSGGNASMSAE, from the coding sequence ATGAAGAGAGTAAAAAGCCTGTTGGCAATGGCGCTGGCGCTGACGAGCCTGGCAGGCTGTGGACTAAAAGGACCGCTTTACTTCCCGCCCGCCGACCAGCCAAAAACGCAAACTCCACAGCAAGCTGAGCAGCAGAAAAAACAGCAGCAACAGCGTGCGGCTCAGGCGGACACGCGTGGACTGGTGAGCGGCGGCAACGCCAGCATGTCAGCAGAATAA
- a CDS encoding class I adenylate cyclase: MYLYIETLKQRLDAINQLRVDRALAAMGPAFQHVYSLLPTLLHYHHPLMPGYFDGNVPRGISFFTPEENQLLLMRELAGSRELTLDVSRTGEMPITGIYSMGSTSSVGQNSVSDLDIWVCHQSWLDNEERLNLQRKCTLLQKWCVSMGVEVSFFLIDENRFRHNESGSLGAEDCGSTQHILLLDEFYRTAVRMAGKRILWNMVPCEEEHHYDDYVMSLYAQGVLTPNEWLDLGGLGTLSAEEYFGASLWQLYKSIDSPYKAVLKTLLLEAYSWEYPNTQLLAMDIKQRLHDGEIVSFGLDPYCMMLERVTHYLTSVDDQPRLDLVRRCFYLKVCEKLSTDENSSRSGWRREILSQLVKEWGWSEEKLAILDNRGGWKIERVREAHNELLDAMMQSYRNLIRFARRNNLSVSASPQDIGVLTRKLYAAFEALPGKVTLVNPQISPDLSEENLTFIHVPPGRANRSGWYLYNQAPDMSSIISHQPLEYNRYLNKLVAWAWFNGLLTSKTRLHIKGNEICDLARLQELVNDVSSHFPLRLPAPTPKALYSPCEIRHLAIIVNLEHDPTSAFRNQVVHFDFRKLDVFSFGQQQQCLIGSIDLLYRNSWNEVRTLHFSGEQAMIEALKTILGKMHQDAAPPDTVEVFCYSQHLRGLIRTRVQQLVSECIELRLSSTRQEPGRFKALRMAGQTWGLFFERMSVSVQKLENAVEFYGAISNNKLHGLSIKVESNQTPLPPVVNGYASEGIIQFFFEDTTDEQGFNIYILDETNRVEVYHHCEGSKEELVRDVSRFYSSSHDRFTYGSSFINFNLPQFYQIVNTGDRFQVIPFRSQTLAQLCATQPDNDNGDYQPRYQVH; the protein is encoded by the coding sequence TTGTACCTCTACATTGAGACACTGAAACAGAGACTGGATGCCATTAATCAGCTGCGCGTCGATCGCGCGCTGGCTGCGATGGGACCTGCTTTCCAGCACGTATACAGTCTGCTGCCGACCTTATTACATTATCATCATCCGCTGATGCCGGGTTACTTCGACGGTAACGTTCCCCGCGGCATCAGTTTCTTCACGCCTGAAGAAAACCAGCTTTTGCTGATGCGCGAACTGGCGGGCAGCCGCGAACTGACGCTGGACGTGTCGCGCACCGGCGAAATGCCGATCACCGGCATCTACTCTATGGGCAGCACCTCGTCGGTCGGCCAGAACAGCGTCTCCGACCTGGATATCTGGGTCTGCCATCAATCCTGGCTGGATAACGAAGAGCGTCTCAACCTGCAGCGCAAATGCACGCTGTTGCAGAAGTGGTGCGTGTCGATGGGCGTGGAAGTCAGCTTCTTTTTGATTGATGAAAACCGCTTCCGCCATAACGAAAGCGGCAGCCTCGGCGCGGAGGATTGCGGATCGACGCAGCATATTTTGCTGCTGGACGAATTCTACCGCACCGCGGTGCGTATGGCGGGCAAACGCATCCTGTGGAATATGGTGCCGTGCGAAGAAGAGCATCACTACGATGACTATGTGATGTCGCTCTACGCGCAGGGCGTGCTGACGCCGAACGAGTGGCTCGATCTCGGCGGGCTGGGCACGCTGTCGGCGGAAGAGTATTTCGGTGCCAGCCTGTGGCAGCTCTATAAAAGCATCGACTCGCCCTACAAGGCGGTGCTGAAAACCCTGCTGCTGGAAGCCTACAGCTGGGAGTATCCCAATACGCAGCTGCTGGCGATGGATATCAAACAGCGCCTGCACGACGGCGAAATCGTCAGCTTCGGCCTCGATCCCTACTGCATGATGCTGGAGCGCGTAACCCACTACCTTACCAGCGTGGACGATCAGCCGCGCCTCGACCTGGTGCGCCGCTGCTTCTACCTGAAGGTGTGCGAGAAGTTAAGCACCGACGAGAACAGCAGCCGTTCGGGCTGGCGACGTGAGATCCTGTCGCAGCTGGTAAAAGAGTGGGGCTGGAGCGAGGAAAAACTGGCGATCCTCGACAACCGCGGCGGCTGGAAAATCGAACGCGTGCGCGAGGCGCATAACGAACTGCTGGATGCGATGATGCAGAGCTATCGCAACCTGATCCGTTTTGCCCGCCGCAACAATTTAAGCGTCAGCGCGAGTCCGCAGGATATCGGCGTGCTGACGCGTAAACTGTACGCCGCGTTTGAAGCGCTGCCGGGCAAGGTCACGCTGGTTAACCCGCAGATTTCGCCCGACCTCTCGGAAGAGAACCTGACCTTTATTCACGTTCCGCCGGGCCGCGCTAACCGTTCGGGCTGGTATCTCTATAACCAGGCGCCGGACATGAGCTCGATCATCAGCCATCAGCCGCTGGAATATAACCGCTACCTGAATAAGCTGGTGGCCTGGGCGTGGTTCAACGGTCTGCTGACCAGCAAAACGCGCCTGCATATCAAAGGCAACGAAATCTGCGATCTGGCGCGTCTGCAGGAGCTGGTGAACGACGTGTCGTCGCACTTTCCGCTGCGCCTGCCCGCGCCGACGCCAAAAGCGCTCTACAGCCCGTGTGAAATCCGCCATCTGGCGATTATCGTTAACCTCGAGCACGATCCCACCTCCGCTTTCCGCAATCAGGTGGTGCACTTCGATTTCCGTAAGCTCGACGTCTTCAGCTTTGGCCAGCAGCAGCAGTGCCTGATTGGCAGCATCGATCTGCTCTATCGCAACTCGTGGAACGAGGTGCGAACGCTGCACTTCAGCGGCGAACAGGCGATGATCGAGGCGTTAAAAACCATTCTTGGCAAGATGCATCAGGACGCCGCGCCGCCAGATACGGTGGAAGTGTTCTGCTACAGCCAGCATCTGCGCGGGCTGATCCGCACGCGCGTTCAGCAGCTGGTCTCGGAATGCATTGAGCTGCGTCTCTCCAGTACGCGTCAGGAGCCGGGCCGCTTTAAGGCGCTGCGCATGGCGGGCCAGACGTGGGGGCTCTTCTTCGAGCGCATGAGCGTCTCGGTGCAGAAGCTGGAAAACGCGGTAGAGTTTTACGGCGCCATCTCCAACAACAAGCTGCACGGCCTGTCAATCAAAGTGGAATCGAACCAGACGCCGCTGCCGCCGGTGGTAAACGGCTACGCCAGCGAAGGGATTATTCAGTTCTTCTTCGAAGACACCACCGACGAGCAGGGTTTCAATATCTATATTCTGGATGAAACCAATCGCGTCGAGGTCTATCACCACTGCGAAGGCAGCAAAGAGGAGCTGGTGCGCGACGTTAGCCGCTTCTACTCCTCTTCCCACGATCGCTTTACCTACGGCTCCAGCTTTATCAACTTCAACCTGCCGCAGTTCTACCAGATTGTGAATACCGGCGATCGCTTCCAGGTTATCCCGTTCCGCAGCCAGACGCTGGCCCAGCTCTGCGCCACGCAGCCGGACAACGACAACGGCGACTACCAGCCGCGCTACCAGGTACACTGA
- the hemC gene encoding hydroxymethylbilane synthase, which translates to MLDKIFRIATRQSPLALWQAHYVQQRLMAAHPGLRVELVPMVTKGDVILDTPLAKVGGKGLFVKELELAMLEDRADLAVHSMKDVPVAFPLGLGLVTICEREDPRDAFVSNHYDSLDALPQGAVVGTSSLRRQSQISERRPDLVIRSLRGNVGTRLSKLDAGEYDAIILAAAGLKRLGLESRIRQPLPAEISLPAVGQGAVGIECRLDDSELISLLQALNHDDTAVCVKAERAMNTRLEGGCQVPIGSFALLEGDQLWLRGLVGAPDGSVMVRGERRGSRAEAEAMGVSLADELLGNGARDILREVYQGQPPV; encoded by the coding sequence ATGTTAGACAAAATTTTCAGAATTGCTACAAGACAAAGTCCTCTTGCGCTCTGGCAGGCACATTATGTCCAGCAACGCCTGATGGCCGCGCATCCGGGCCTGCGCGTGGAGCTGGTGCCTATGGTCACTAAAGGCGACGTTATTCTCGACACGCCGCTGGCAAAAGTTGGCGGTAAAGGCCTGTTTGTCAAAGAGCTTGAGCTGGCGATGCTGGAAGATCGCGCCGATCTCGCGGTTCATTCGATGAAGGATGTACCGGTCGCGTTCCCGCTGGGACTGGGGCTGGTCACGATTTGCGAGCGTGAAGATCCGCGCGACGCCTTCGTCTCCAACCATTACGACTCGCTCGACGCGCTGCCGCAGGGCGCGGTTGTGGGCACCTCCAGCCTGCGTCGTCAGAGCCAGATCAGCGAACGCCGCCCGGACCTGGTGATCCGTTCGCTGCGCGGCAACGTCGGCACGCGCCTGTCAAAACTCGACGCCGGCGAATATGACGCCATTATTCTCGCGGCCGCCGGACTGAAGCGGCTGGGGCTGGAATCACGCATTCGCCAGCCGCTGCCGGCGGAAATCTCCCTGCCCGCCGTCGGCCAGGGCGCGGTCGGCATCGAATGCCGCCTTGACGACAGCGAGCTGATTAGCCTTCTTCAGGCGCTTAATCACGACGACACCGCCGTATGCGTTAAAGCGGAACGGGCGATGAATACGCGGCTGGAAGGCGGCTGTCAGGTGCCGATCGGCAGCTTTGCGCTGCTGGAAGGCGACCAGCTCTGGCTGCGCGGCCTGGTCGGTGCGCCGGACGGCAGCGTGATGGTGCGCGGCGAACGCCGCGGCTCGCGCGCCGAGGCGGAAGCGATGGGCGTCTCTCTCGCCGACGAACTGCTCGGCAACGGCGCGCGCGATATTCTGCGCGAGGTCTACCAGGGGCAGCCGCCGGTATGA
- the hemD gene encoding uroporphyrinogen-III synthase yields MTILVTRPEPAASALVTRLRGLGLQAWSLPLIEFAPGSDLHHLPQQLAALRAGDLVFLLSQQVIHYAQPALMRHNAAWPADVDYYAIGRSTALAFHTASGRHVDYPHARETSEALINLAALQRVSGKKVLILRGNPGRELLAETLTARGAEVSFSQCYQRCQKHYDGAVEGRRWRNRGITTLVVSSGEMLQQLFSLFPAIDREEWLLRCRLIVVSERLATLAGELGWQDIQVADGADNDALLRALR; encoded by the coding sequence ATGACAATCCTGGTCACTCGCCCGGAACCCGCAGCCAGCGCGCTGGTGACTCGCCTGCGCGGCCTTGGCCTTCAGGCCTGGAGCCTGCCGCTGATTGAGTTTGCGCCGGGCAGCGACCTTCATCACCTGCCGCAGCAGCTTGCCGCGCTGCGCGCTGGCGACCTGGTTTTTCTGCTTTCTCAGCAGGTGATCCACTATGCGCAGCCGGCGCTGATGCGTCATAACGCAGCGTGGCCGGCGGACGTAGACTATTATGCAATTGGTCGCAGTACCGCGCTGGCGTTTCATACCGCCAGCGGTCGCCATGTCGATTATCCGCACGCCCGGGAAACCAGCGAAGCGCTGATAAACCTGGCGGCGCTACAGCGCGTATCCGGTAAGAAAGTGCTGATTTTACGCGGAAATCCGGGGCGCGAGCTGCTGGCGGAAACCCTTACCGCGCGCGGGGCGGAGGTCTCATTCAGCCAGTGCTACCAGCGCTGCCAGAAGCATTACGACGGCGCTGTTGAAGGTCGACGCTGGCGCAACCGCGGCATCACAACGCTGGTGGTCAGCAGCGGTGAAATGTTACAACAGCTGTTTTCTCTGTTCCCCGCGATCGATCGCGAGGAATGGTTATTGCGCTGTCGACTGATTGTCGTCAGCGAACGTTTGGCTACGCTTGCCGGAGAACTGGGCTGGCAGGATATTCAGGTAGCCGATGGTGCCGATAACGATGCGCTGCTGCGCGCGTTACGCTGA
- the hemX gene encoding uroporphyrinogen-III C-methyltransferase: MTEQKATSATVEETTPAADTSPSSSPQPPRDRKSGGMVLGAVAIVIALATGAGLYLNGKHQAELQAQANQSLSDKLNALQQQAGSDKQQLAQQLSSAQSALNDARTQQAATAKELETLREKVATISGNDIHAWLVSQADYLVKLAGRKLWSDQDVTTAAALLKSADASLADMNDPSVTSVRRALTQDISTLSAIDQIDYDGIILKLNQLSNGVDNLRLADNDSDDAPMDSDGGELTSSLREWRQNLVKSWHNFMDDFITIRRRDNTAQPLLAPNQDVYLRENIRSRLLIAAQAVPRHQDEIYKQSIDTVSSWVRAWYDTNDPATKAFLAQLDELSQQSINMNLPDNLESQPLIDKLMQTRVRNLIAQPSVPADQQGG, encoded by the coding sequence ATGACGGAACAAAAAGCGACCTCCGCCACGGTTGAAGAGACTACGCCAGCGGCAGATACTTCGCCCTCTTCTTCCCCGCAGCCGCCGCGCGACAGAAAGAGCGGCGGTATGGTGCTGGGCGCGGTGGCGATTGTTATCGCCCTGGCGACCGGCGCGGGTTTATACCTTAACGGGAAACATCAGGCTGAACTTCAGGCGCAGGCGAATCAAAGCCTGAGCGACAAGCTGAACGCCTTGCAGCAGCAAGCGGGCAGCGACAAACAGCAGCTGGCTCAGCAGCTCAGCAGCGCGCAAAGCGCTCTGAACGACGCACGTACCCAGCAGGCCGCCACGGCGAAAGAGCTGGAGACCTTGCGTGAAAAGGTCGCCACCATTTCCGGCAATGACATACACGCCTGGCTGGTGTCGCAGGCTGACTATCTGGTGAAGCTGGCGGGCCGCAAGCTCTGGAGCGATCAGGACGTCACCACGGCAGCAGCGCTATTGAAAAGCGCCGACGCCAGCCTGGCCGATATGAACGATCCGAGCGTCACCAGCGTGCGTCGCGCGCTGACCCAGGATATCAGCACCCTTTCAGCCATCGATCAAATCGATTATGACGGCATCATTCTGAAGCTGAACCAGCTCTCCAACGGCGTCGACAACCTGCGTCTGGCGGATAACGACAGCGACGACGCGCCGATGGACAGCGATGGCGGCGAGCTGACCTCTTCACTGCGCGAATGGCGACAGAACCTGGTGAAAAGCTGGCATAACTTTATGGATGACTTTATCACCATCCGCCGCCGCGATAATACGGCGCAGCCGCTGCTGGCGCCGAACCAGGATGTCTATCTGCGCGAGAACATCCGCTCGCGTCTGCTGATCGCCGCACAGGCGGTGCCGCGTCATCAGGATGAGATCTATAAACAGTCTATCGATACCGTGTCCAGCTGGGTGCGCGCCTGGTACGACACCAACGATCCTGCGACCAAAGCCTTTCTGGCGCAGCTGGATGAGCTGAGCCAGCAGAGCATCAATATGAACCTGCCGGACAATCTGGAAAGCCAGCCGCTTATCGACAAGCTGATGCAGACGCGCGTGCGCAATCTGATTGCGCAGCCTTCCGTCCCCGCTGACCAGCAAGGAGGCTAA
- the hemY gene encoding protoheme IX biogenesis protein HemY — MLKVFILFVLLIAGIVVGPMIAGHQGYVLIQTDNWNVETSVTGLVIILIISLLIILGVEWLLRRLFRTGARTRGWFTGRKRRRAQRHTQTALMKLAEGDHRQVEKLLSKDADHAEVPVANYLLAAEAAQQRGDEIRANQHLERAAELSDNDVIPVEITRARILLARNEDHAARHGIDRLLEVAPRHPEVLRLAEQAYVRTGAWSSLIDILPAMEKSQVGDEEHRAHLQQQAWLGLMNQAMADQGSDGLKRWWSNLSRKTRQQTALQVAMADHLIECDDHQTAQEIVLDGLKRHYDDRLVLLMPRIKSSNPEALEKALRQQIKQHGATPLLHSTLGQLLMRHGEWQQAVEAFQQALAQRPDAFDYAWLADAYDRMHRPEEAAKMRREGLLLTLKNNPNA; from the coding sequence ATGCTTAAGGTATTTATCCTGTTTGTCCTGCTGATCGCCGGCATTGTGGTGGGTCCGATGATTGCCGGCCATCAGGGCTATGTGCTGATTCAAACCGATAACTGGAATGTGGAAACCAGCGTCACCGGACTGGTCATCATTCTGATTATCAGCCTGCTGATTATTCTCGGCGTTGAATGGCTGCTGCGTCGTCTGTTTCGCACCGGCGCACGTACCCGAGGCTGGTTTACCGGACGCAAACGCCGCCGCGCGCAGCGTCATACGCAGACCGCACTGATGAAGCTGGCGGAAGGCGATCACCGTCAGGTAGAGAAGCTGCTGTCGAAAGATGCCGATCACGCGGAAGTGCCGGTGGCCAACTATCTGCTGGCGGCCGAAGCGGCGCAGCAGCGCGGCGATGAGATCCGCGCCAACCAGCATCTTGAACGCGCTGCCGAGCTGTCGGACAACGACGTGATCCCGGTTGAAATCACCCGCGCGCGTATTCTGCTGGCGCGTAACGAAGATCACGCCGCGCGTCACGGCATCGACCGACTGCTGGAGGTTGCGCCGCGTCACCCGGAAGTGTTGCGCCTGGCGGAGCAGGCTTACGTGCGCACCGGCGCATGGAGCTCGCTGATTGATATTCTGCCTGCGATGGAAAAATCGCAGGTTGGAGATGAAGAGCATCGCGCCCACCTGCAGCAGCAGGCGTGGCTCGGCCTGATGAATCAGGCGATGGCCGATCAGGGCAGCGACGGCCTGAAGCGCTGGTGGTCAAATCTGAGCCGTAAAACGCGTCAGCAAACGGCGCTGCAGGTGGCAATGGCAGACCATCTGATTGAGTGCGACGATCACCAGACCGCGCAGGAAATCGTGCTGGATGGCCTGAAACGCCACTATGACGATCGACTGGTACTGCTGATGCCGCGCATCAAAAGCAGCAATCCTGAGGCGCTGGAGAAAGCGCTGCGCCAGCAGATCAAGCAGCATGGCGCGACGCCACTGCTGCACAGCACGCTGGGACAGCTGCTGATGCGCCATGGCGAATGGCAGCAGGCCGTGGAAGCGTTCCAGCAGGCGCTGGCGCAGCGCCCTGACGCCTTCGACTACGCGTGGCTGGCTGATGCCTACGACCGCATGCACCGTCCAGAAGAGGCAGCGAAAATGCGCCGTGAAGGCTTACTGCTGACGCTAAAAAACAACCCGAATGCTTAA
- the wecG gene encoding lipopolysaccharide N-acetylmannosaminouronosyltransferase, which produces MTRLPEAPQYEIRGVSLYGFDTMSAFVDFLLPGEAVRSGTLVAINAEKMLTAERDDGLRALLQEAEFKYPDGISIVRSVRKKYPQAQVQRIAGADLWEALMERAGRQGTPVFLIGGRQAVLDETCDKLRRQWNVNIVGAQDGYFAPADGDALFTRIAASGARIVTVALGSPRQELLMRDCRARWPHALYMGVGGTYDVFTGHVKRAPKIWQRLGLEWLYRLIRQPSRLRRQLKLIKYLRYHWRGDL; this is translated from the coding sequence ATGACAAGGTTACCGGAAGCGCCGCAGTATGAGATCCGCGGCGTGTCGCTTTATGGTTTCGACACGATGTCCGCGTTTGTGGACTTTCTGCTGCCGGGCGAAGCGGTGCGCAGCGGAACCCTGGTGGCGATTAATGCCGAAAAGATGCTGACGGCGGAGCGCGACGACGGGCTGCGCGCGCTGCTGCAGGAGGCGGAATTCAAATATCCCGACGGCATCAGCATTGTGCGCTCCGTGCGTAAAAAGTACCCCCAGGCCCAGGTGCAGCGCATTGCGGGCGCTGACTTGTGGGAGGCGTTAATGGAGCGCGCCGGTCGGCAGGGGACGCCGGTGTTTTTGATCGGCGGGCGTCAGGCGGTGCTGGACGAGACCTGCGATAAGCTGCGTCGGCAGTGGAATGTGAATATCGTCGGCGCGCAGGATGGTTATTTTGCGCCTGCCGATGGCGATGCGCTTTTTACCCGCATCGCCGCCAGCGGTGCGCGTATCGTGACCGTCGCGCTGGGCTCGCCGCGGCAGGAGCTGTTAATGCGCGACTGCCGCGCGCGCTGGCCGCACGCGCTCTATATGGGCGTAGGCGGAACCTACGATGTGTTTACCGGCCATGTGAAGCGCGCGCCGAAGATTTGGCAGCGTCTGGGGCTGGAATGGCTCTATCGCCTGATTCGACAGCCCAGCCGGCTGCGTCGCCAGCTAAAACTGATTAAATATTTGCGCTATCACTGGCGCGGCGATCTCTGA
- the wzyE gene encoding ECA oligosaccharide polymerase: MNLMQFSGLLVVYLLSLGFILTLTWREFRRVRFNFHLFFTLLFLLTFYFGFPLTSVLAFRFNVEVRPPEYLLQALLSATAFYAIYYVSYKVRLRPAAVPRARPWLQMNRVETHLTCVLLALVAIGTVTVFFLNNGFLLFRLTAYNQIFSSEVSGVALKRFFYFFIPAMLILYFLRPTQRNWLLFLVVTVAFGLLTYALVGGTRANIIIAFALFLFIGITRGWISLWMLAAAGVLAIGGMFWLALRRYNLNVFGEEAVYTFLYLTRDTFSPWENLALLLENYSKIEFQGLAPIWRDFYVYIPGWLWPGRPSMVLNSANYFTWEVLNNHSGLAISPTLLGSLIVMGGVWFIMPGAVAVGLIIKGFDTLYLRGRDADNRYSGAIMQSFCFGAVFNMIVLAREGLDAFGSRVVFFALIFLACLGVAKMLYWLLDRAGLIRRRSAQALHSPT, encoded by the coding sequence ATGAACCTCATGCAGTTCAGCGGTCTGCTGGTGGTTTATCTGCTGTCGCTGGGTTTTATTCTGACGCTGACGTGGCGAGAGTTCAGGCGCGTACGCTTTAACTTTCACCTCTTTTTTACCCTGCTGTTTTTACTGACCTTCTATTTCGGTTTTCCGTTGACCAGCGTGCTGGCGTTCCGCTTTAACGTTGAGGTAAGACCGCCGGAATATCTGTTGCAGGCGCTGCTGTCGGCAACGGCGTTCTACGCCATCTATTACGTCAGCTATAAGGTGCGGTTGCGTCCTGCGGCGGTGCCGCGCGCCAGACCCTGGCTGCAGATGAACCGCGTTGAGACGCACCTGACCTGCGTGCTGCTGGCGCTGGTGGCGATCGGCACGGTAACGGTGTTTTTCCTGAACAACGGCTTTTTGCTGTTCCGGCTGACCGCCTATAACCAGATTTTTTCCAGCGAAGTCTCCGGCGTGGCGCTGAAGCGCTTTTTCTATTTCTTTATCCCGGCGATGCTGATTCTCTATTTCCTGCGGCCTACGCAGCGCAACTGGCTGCTGTTTCTGGTGGTCACGGTGGCGTTCGGCCTGCTGACCTACGCGCTGGTTGGCGGCACGCGCGCCAATATTATTATCGCGTTCGCCCTGTTCCTGTTTATCGGCATTACGCGCGGCTGGATCAGCCTGTGGATGCTGGCGGCAGCGGGCGTGCTGGCGATAGGCGGCATGTTCTGGCTAGCGCTGCGGCGCTATAACCTCAACGTATTCGGCGAAGAGGCGGTTTACACCTTTCTTTACCTGACGCGCGATACCTTTTCGCCCTGGGAGAATCTGGCGCTGCTGCTGGAGAACTATTCGAAGATCGAGTTTCAGGGACTGGCACCTATCTGGCGCGACTTTTATGTCTATATTCCTGGCTGGCTGTGGCCGGGCAGGCCGTCGATGGTGCTCAACAGCGCCAACTACTTTACCTGGGAAGTACTGAACAATCATTCAGGCCTGGCTATTTCGCCTACGCTGCTGGGGTCGCTGATCGTGATGGGCGGCGTCTGGTTTATCATGCCGGGCGCGGTGGCGGTCGGGTTGATTATCAAAGGTTTCGATACGCTCTATCTGCGCGGGCGCGACGCCGACAACCGCTACAGCGGCGCGATTATGCAGAGTTTCTGCTTTGGCGCGGTGTTTAATATGATTGTGCTGGCGCGCGAGGGGCTGGACGCGTTCGGCTCGCGCGTGGTCTTTTTTGCTTTGATTTTTCTGGCCTGCCTCGGCGTGGCGAAAATGCTTTACTGGCTGCTGGATCGCGCCGGGCTGATTCGTCGTCGCAGCGCTCAGGCTTTGCATAGCCCCACTTAA